A window of the Gemmatirosa kalamazoonensis genome harbors these coding sequences:
- a CDS encoding ATP-dependent helicase has translation MSKAPPRVYVPRPREVRPPGEGGAPLNPEQRAAAEHGEGPLLIIAGAGTGKTRTLVHRVAHLIARGAAPERILLLTFTRRAAQEMLARAERLVGSASHRVAGGTFHATAHRLLRRFGPAAGIASDFTIMDQGDAEDLMQLSRAVLGLAEKKQRFPKKETLHAIYSRHVNTEYTVERILAEEYPQFAERLGDIGRVFADYTERKAQRNLVDYDDLLLFWSAILEQAPTLADKIAALYDHILVDEYQDTNVLQARILRGMCRAHKNVTAVGDDAQSIYSFRGASFRNILDFPTDFEGTTIVTLEQNYRSTQAILDTTNEVIARAAERFSKRLWTARGGGEKPWLVACQDERAQTRFVADRVLELHEAGTALSEIAVLVRAGYMTADLEIELTARGIPFEKWGGIKFLEAAHVKDVLAFLRLLENPRDEVSWYRVLLLLPGIGDVTARSAIEHIAASGWDPTSLAGFTPPPKAREAHTRLAALLAALVAAPSLDLGAEIGHIRRLYDDLLRERYDDAEPRLNDLEQLQTIAASHADRAAFLSSIALEPPAATRDLAQGGATEDDVLVLSTVHSAKGKEWDVVFVLWAADGFFPLARATEDPAELEEERRLMYVAMTRARNELLVTYPLHAYPSRYTADYSLDQLSRFIDRGVRETMQRVVVGPENEPAAPPAPTGPTPTVDLRAILRGRFGV, from the coding sequence ATGTCGAAGGCGCCGCCCCGCGTCTACGTCCCGCGTCCCCGCGAGGTGCGCCCGCCCGGCGAGGGCGGCGCGCCGCTGAACCCGGAGCAGCGCGCGGCGGCGGAGCACGGCGAGGGCCCGCTGCTCATCATCGCCGGCGCGGGCACGGGCAAGACGCGCACGCTGGTGCACCGCGTGGCGCACCTCATCGCGCGCGGCGCGGCGCCGGAGCGGATCCTCCTGCTCACGTTCACGCGTCGCGCCGCGCAGGAGATGCTCGCGCGCGCCGAGCGGCTCGTGGGCTCGGCAAGCCACCGCGTGGCCGGCGGGACGTTCCACGCGACCGCGCACCGCCTGCTCCGCCGCTTCGGTCCGGCGGCCGGCATCGCGTCGGACTTCACGATCATGGACCAGGGCGACGCCGAGGATCTCATGCAGCTCTCGCGCGCCGTGCTGGGATTGGCGGAGAAGAAGCAGCGCTTCCCGAAGAAGGAGACGCTGCACGCGATCTACTCGCGGCACGTGAACACCGAGTACACGGTGGAGCGCATCCTCGCCGAGGAGTACCCGCAGTTCGCCGAGCGGCTGGGCGACATCGGGCGCGTGTTCGCCGACTACACGGAGCGCAAGGCGCAGCGCAACCTCGTCGACTACGACGACCTGCTGCTGTTCTGGTCCGCGATCCTCGAGCAGGCGCCGACGCTCGCCGACAAGATCGCGGCGCTCTACGACCACATCCTCGTCGACGAGTATCAGGACACGAACGTGCTGCAGGCGCGCATCCTCCGCGGGATGTGCCGCGCGCACAAGAACGTGACCGCGGTCGGCGACGACGCGCAGAGCATCTACTCGTTCCGCGGGGCGAGCTTCCGCAACATCCTCGACTTCCCGACCGACTTCGAGGGAACGACGATCGTCACGCTGGAGCAGAACTACCGCTCGACGCAGGCGATCCTCGACACGACGAACGAGGTGATCGCGCGCGCCGCGGAGCGCTTCTCCAAGCGCCTGTGGACCGCGCGCGGCGGCGGCGAGAAGCCGTGGCTCGTGGCGTGTCAGGACGAGCGCGCGCAGACGCGCTTCGTGGCCGACCGCGTGCTGGAGCTGCACGAGGCCGGCACCGCGCTGTCGGAGATCGCGGTGCTCGTGCGCGCCGGCTACATGACGGCGGACCTCGAGATCGAGCTCACGGCGCGCGGCATCCCGTTCGAGAAGTGGGGCGGCATCAAGTTCCTCGAGGCGGCGCACGTGAAGGACGTGCTCGCGTTCCTGCGGCTGCTGGAGAACCCGCGGGACGAGGTGAGCTGGTACCGCGTGCTGCTGCTGCTTCCCGGCATCGGCGACGTGACGGCGCGCTCGGCGATCGAGCACATCGCGGCGAGCGGCTGGGACCCGACGTCGCTCGCCGGCTTCACGCCGCCGCCGAAGGCGCGCGAGGCGCACACGCGGCTCGCCGCGCTGCTCGCCGCGCTCGTGGCCGCGCCGTCGCTCGACCTCGGCGCGGAGATCGGCCACATCCGCCGGCTGTACGACGACCTGCTGCGCGAGCGGTACGACGACGCCGAGCCGCGGTTGAACGATCTCGAGCAGCTGCAGACGATCGCCGCGAGCCACGCCGACCGCGCCGCGTTCCTGTCGTCGATCGCGCTGGAGCCGCCGGCGGCGACGCGCGACCTCGCCCAGGGCGGCGCGACGGAGGACGACGTGCTCGTGCTGAGCACCGTCCACTCCGCGAAAGGCAAGGAGTGGGACGTCGTGTTCGTGCTGTGGGCGGCGGACGGCTTCTTCCCGCTCGCCCGCGCGACGGAGGATCCCGCGGAGCTGGAGGAGGAGCGGCGGCTGATGTACGTCGCGATGACGCGCGCGCGGAACGAGCTGCTCGTCACGTACCCGCTCCACGCGTACCCGTCGCGCTACACCGCCGACTACTCGCTCGACCAGCTGTCGCGGTTCATCGATCGCGGCGTGCGCGAGACGATGCAGCGCGTGGTGGTCGGTCCGGAGAACGAACCGGCCGCTCCGCCGGCGCCGACGGGACCGACGCCGACGGTCGATCTGCGGGCGATCCTGCGCGGGCGATTCGGCGTATGA